In Cryptomeria japonica chromosome 10, Sugi_1.0, whole genome shotgun sequence, a genomic segment contains:
- the LOC131047985 gene encoding pentatricopeptide repeat-containing protein At1g11290, chloroplastic, with product MSKEALHILLSTHNPPEDYSTYVHLLQTCVLKNALSQAKKVHSFIAHRRFAFATLTTFHNKLIYMYVKCRSLQDARKVFDHIKERDCISWNTIIAAYGRHGSPHEAVKLFHQMQRTGMQPDQFTFASVLPACAKIGSLEQGMVIHQSIENRGILSDVVVASALVDMYAKCGSIDRARELFDRMPHRNVFSWTAMIAGYVHNGFVEEALETFEQMQLAGVKPNSTTFVSIIPACAKMGDLQQGMDIHQSINDKGILSDVAVGTALVDMYAKCGSIDKARELFDRMPQRNVVSWTAMIAGYAQNGFLEEALETFKQMQLAVVQPNSTTFVIILSACAKLGALEEGINIHQSIEDRGFFSDVVVATALLDMYAKCGSIDKARELFDKMPQRTVVSWNAMITGYAQNGLAEKASEIFKQMQLADVKPNSTTFASILPAYAKIGDLEQGINIHRSMMEGFFSSNIIAGNALVDMYAKCGSIDKARQVFDKIPQRDVISWNAMIAGYTQNGFAEKALETFKQMQLAVAKPNSTTFASILLACAKMGALEQGVNIHQSIVEGGFLSDIIVGNALVNMYAKCGSVYKAHELFDRMPQRDVISWNAMIAGYAQNGFVEKALQTFKQMHLVGVKPDSTTFANILPACAKMGALEQCMDIHRSIMEGGFSLDIIVGNTLVDMYAKCGNIDKAHKLFDRMPQRDAISWTVMIAGYAQNGYVENALETFKQMQLAGVKPDSTTFACILPACVKMRALELGMDIHKSIIEGGYFSDIIVGNALLDMYAKSGSIDKAQELFDRMLQRDVISWNVMIVGYATRGFIKKALETFKQMQLAGVKSDSTTFASILPACAKMGALEQGMDIHQNIMEGGFLFDIIVGNALIDMYAKCGSMDKALALFERMLQRNVISWNSMIAGYAQNGFIENALETFKQMRLAGLKPDSTTFACILHACAISGALEQGISIHQSIMEEGFLSDIIIGNSLVDMYAKCGSIDKAREMFDRMLQRNDISWNAMIAGYAQNGFVEKALETSKQMQLAGVKPNCTTFSSTLPACAKMGALEQGMDIHQSILEGGVSSDIIVGNALVDMYAKCGRTDKARELFDRMGEKNVISWNTMIAGYAQNGFVEKALETLKQMQFTGLKPNSTTFASILPACAKLGAIKQGMDIHQSIMVRGFLSDIIVGNALVDMYAKCGSIDKARKLFDRMSQRDVVSWNAMIAGYAQNGFCKDALEIFELMKHSGTYPNIVTFACVLCACSHAGLVDEGCSYFNHMSNPYWITPTIDHYVCMVDILGRAGYLEETLKFIIKMPVKPVVVVWMCFLGACRSHMNTGLGVFTATLLFNLDPKNAATYVLLSNIYAEMGRWSEVQMVRRFMKDRGIKKIPGCSWIEDHKMVHVFCVGDRSHPQTREIYAKLEKLASEMKAAGYIPDSRHLPNDVEEEEKELFLCHHSEKLAIAFGLLNTPPRTTIRVVKNLRVCGDCHTAAKFISQIVAREIVVRDASRFHHFKQGQCSCKDYW from the coding sequence ATGTCGAAGGAGGCGCTGCACATTCTGCTTTCTACACACAACCCTCCTGAAGACTACTCTACATATGTTCACTTATTGCAGACCTGTGTTCTCAAGAACGCGCTTTCACAAGCGAAAAAAGTCCATTCTTTCATCGCTCACAGGCGATTTGCATTTGCTACACTTACAACTTTTCATAATAAACTTATTTACATGTATGTCAAGTGCAGAAGTTTGCAGGATGCTCGAAAAGTCTTTGACCACATTAAAGAACGAGACTGTATTTCATGGAATACGATTATTGCAGCTTACGGAAGACATGGGAGTCCCCACGAGGCAGTCAAACTGTTTCACCAAATGCAACGAACAGGTATGCAACCCGATCAGTTCACATTTGCCAGCGtgctcccagcctgtgccaaaatagggtctttggaacagggtatggttATCCATCAGAGCATAgaaaatagaggaattttgtcggatgttgtagttgcaagtgctctggtagacatgtatgcaaaatgcggAAGCATAGACAGAGCCcgtgaattgtttgacagaatgcctcataGAAACGTGttctcgtggactgcaatgattgcaggatatgtacACAATGGATTTGTTGAAGAGGCTTTAGAAACCTtcgagcaaatgcaattggcaggtgtaaagccaaattccacaacattCGTTAGCATCATCCCCGCCtgcgccaaaatgggagatttgcaacagggtatggatatccatcaaagcataaatgatAAAGGAATTCTGTCAGATGTTGCAGTGGGAACTgcgttggtagacatgtatgcaaaatgtggaagcatagacaaggcacgtgaactgttcgatagaatgcctcaaagaaatgtggtctcatggactgcaatgattgcaggatatgcacaaaatggatttcttGAAGAGGctctagaaactttcaagcaaatgcagttGGCTGTTGTacagccaaattccacaacctttgttaTCATCCTTTCTGCCTGTGCCAAACTAGGAGCTTTGGAAGAGGGTAttaacatccatcaaagcatagagGACAGAGGATTTTTTTCAGATGTTGTCGTTGCAACTGCCCTtctagacatgtatgcaaaatgtggaagcatagacaaggcacgtgaactgtttgacaaaatgcctcaaagaactGTGGtgtcatggaatgccatgattacAGGATATGCGCAAAATGGACTTGCTGAAAAGGCTTcagaaattttcaagcaaatgcaattggcggatgtaaaaccaaattccacaacctttgccagcatcctccctgcctatgccaaaataggagatttggaacagggtataaaCATCCATCGAAGCATGATGGAAGGGTTTTTTTCCTCAAATATTATAGCTGGAAATgcgttggtagacatgtatgcaaaatgtggaagcatagacaaagcaCGTCAAGTGTTCGAcaaaatacctcaaagagatgttatctcgtggaatgcaatgattgcaggttATACACAAAATGGGTTtgctgaaaaggctttagaaactttcaagcaaatgcaattggcagttgcaaagccaaattccacaacctttgctagcattctccttgcctgtgccaaaatgggagctttggaacagggtgtCAACATCCACCAAAGCATAGtggaagggggttttttgtcagatattatagttgggAATGCTCTGGtgaacatgtatgcaaaatgtggaagcgtatacaaggcacatgaactatttgacagaatgcctcaaagagatgtcatctcatggaatgcaatgattgcaggatatgcacaaaatggatttgttgaaaaggctttacaaactttcaaacaaatgcacttGGTAGGTGTAAAACcagattccacaacctttgccaacatccttcctgcttgtgccaaaatgggagctttggaacagtgTATGGACATCCATCGAAGCATAATGGAAGGGGGATTTTCAttagatattatagttggaaatactCTGGTAGACATGtacgcaaaatgtggaaacattgaCAAGGCACACAAACtctttgacagaatgcctcaaagagatgctATCTCATGGACTgtcatgattgcaggatatgcacaaaatggatatgttgaaaatgctttagaaactttcaaacaaatgcaattggcaggtgtaaaaccAGACTCCACAACCTTTGCCTGCATACTACCTGCTTGTGTCAAAATGAGAGCCTTGGAACTGGGTATGGACATCCATAAAAGCATAATAGAAGGGGGATATTTTTCAGATATTATTGTTGGAAATGCTCTTCTGGACATGTATGCAAAGtctggaagcatagacaaggcacaagaactgtttgacagaatgcttcaaagagatgttatctcatggaatgtaatgattgtaggatatgcaacaAGAGGATTTattaaaaaggctttagaaactttcaagcaaatgcaattggcaggtgtaaagtcggactccacaacctttgccagcatccttcccgcatgtgccaaaatgggagctttggaacagggtatggacatccatcaaaacataatgGAAGGGGGATTTTTGTtcgatattatagttggaaatgctttgatagatatgtatgcaaaatgtggaagcatggacAAGGCACTTGCTCTGTTTGAAAGGATGCTTCAAAGAAATGTCATCTCATGGAActcaatgattgcaggatatgcacaaaatggatttattgaaaatgctttagaaactttcaagcaaatgcgatTGGCAGGTTTAAAGCCAGACTCCACAACCTTTGCCTGCATCCTCCATGCCTGTGCGATAAgtggagctttggaacagggtattagcatccatcaaagcataatggaagagggatttttgtcagatattatcattggaaattctctggtagatatgtatgcaaaatgtggaagcatagacaaggcacgcgaaatgtttgatagaatgcttcaaagaaacgacatctcatggaatgcaatgattgcaggatatgcacaaaatggatttgttgaaaaggccttAGAAACTtcaaagcaaatgcaattggcaggtgtaaagccaaattgcacaaccttttccagcaccctccctgcctgtgccaaaatgggagctttggaacagggcatggacatccatcaaagcatactaGAGGGGGGAGTTTCGTCGGATATcatagttggaaatgctctggtagacatgtatgcaaaatgtggaagaacagacaaggcacgtgaactgtttgacagaatgggTGAAAAAAATGTtatctcatggaatacaatgattgcaggatatgcacaaaatggatttgttgaaaaggctttagaaactttgaaACAAATGCAATTTACAGGTCTAAAGcctaattccacaacctttgccagcattctcCCTGCCTGTGCTAAATTGGGAGCTATAAAACAgggtatggatatccatcaaagcataatggttcggggttttttgtcagatattatagttggaaatgctcttgtagacatgtatgcaaaatgtggaagcatagacaaggcacgtaaactgtttgacagaatgtctCAAAGAGATgttgtctcatggaatgcaatgattgcaggatatgcacaaaatggattttgcaagGATGCTCTCGAAATCTTTGAATTGATGAAGCACTCTGGAACATATCCTAACATTGTAACCTTTGCTTGTGTTCTATGTGCATGTAGCCATGCAGGTTTAGTGGATGAGGGCTGTTCATACTTCAATCACATGAGTAACCCTTATTGGATTACCCCTACCATTGATCATTATGTGTGCATGGTTGACATTCTTGGCCGTGCTGGCTATCTTGAGGAGACATTAAAATTTATCATTAAGATGCCAGTGAAACCTGTGGTGGTTGTGTGGATGTGTTTTCTTGGTGCCTGTAGATCACATATGAATACAGGCTTAGGAGTATTTACAGCAACACTGCTTTTTAATTTGGATCCTAAAAATGCTGCCACTTATGTTCTTCTCTCAAATATTTATGCAGAAATGGGCAGGTGGAGTGAGGTTCAAATGGTAAGGAGATTTATGAAAGATAGAGGAATTAAAAAGATTCCTGGGTGTAGTTGGATTGAAGACCATAAAATGGTACATGTTTTTTGTGTAGGAGACAGGTCACATCCACAGACACGGGAGATATATGCAAAGTTGGAGAAATTGGCTTCGGAGATGAAGGCAGCAGGGTATATTCCAGATTCAAGACATTTACCTAATGAtgtggaagaggaggaaaaagaattaTTCCTCTGCCACCATAGTGAAAAACTGGCAATTGCATTTGGTTTGTTAAACACACCCCCTAGAACAACCATCAGAGTTGTTAAGAACCTTAGAGTGTGCGGTGATTGCCACACGGCAGCAAAATTTATCTCCCAGATTGTTGCAAGAGAAATTGTTGTGAGAGATGCAAGTCGTTTCCATCATTTTAAGCAGGGACAATGTTCTTGCAAAGATTATTGGTGA